One Gordonia sp. SID5947 genomic region harbors:
- the puuE gene encoding allantoinase PuuE, whose protein sequence is MPDTVHRTLADYRSENYPRDLIGYGVTSPDPRWPGGARIAVQFVLNYEEGSENNVLENDRGSETFLSEMIGAQSFPNRHMSMESLYEYGSRAGVWRILRTFSRRQLPLTIFAVAQAMARNPEAAAAFVERGDEIACHGYRWLSYQMVDPAVEREHMAAGIELLTEVTGSRPLGWYTGRDSPNTRRLLVEQGGFVYDSDSYADDLPYWVKVPRGDAAVDHLVVPYTLDTNDMRFASPGGFPSGDQFYAHLRDAFDVLYAEGVAGAPKMLSIGLHCRIAGRPARLAALERFLDHVQGHDDVWITRRIDIAEHWRKVHPAR, encoded by the coding sequence ATGCCCGACACCGTGCACCGAACCCTGGCCGACTACCGGTCGGAGAACTATCCGCGCGACCTGATCGGTTACGGTGTGACGTCCCCGGATCCGCGGTGGCCCGGCGGCGCCCGGATCGCTGTGCAGTTCGTCCTCAACTACGAGGAGGGCTCGGAGAACAATGTCCTCGAGAACGACCGTGGCAGTGAGACTTTCCTGTCAGAAATGATCGGCGCCCAATCGTTCCCGAACCGGCACATGAGCATGGAGTCGTTGTACGAATACGGGTCTCGCGCAGGCGTATGGCGCATCCTGCGCACGTTCTCGCGACGGCAACTGCCGCTGACCATCTTCGCGGTCGCGCAGGCGATGGCCCGAAACCCGGAGGCGGCCGCGGCCTTTGTCGAGCGTGGCGACGAGATCGCGTGTCACGGCTATCGGTGGCTCAGCTATCAGATGGTCGACCCGGCGGTCGAGCGCGAGCACATGGCCGCCGGGATCGAGTTGCTGACCGAGGTCACCGGCAGCCGGCCGCTGGGGTGGTACACCGGACGCGATTCACCCAACACCCGTCGACTCCTGGTGGAGCAGGGCGGGTTCGTCTACGACTCCGACAGCTACGCCGACGACCTGCCCTACTGGGTGAAGGTGCCGCGTGGCGACGCCGCCGTCGACCACCTCGTGGTGCCCTACACGCTCGACACGAACGACATGCGCTTCGCCTCGCCCGGTGGATTTCCCTCCGGTGACCAGTTCTACGCGCACCTGCGGGACGCGTTCGACGTCCTGTATGCCGAGGGTGTGGCCGGCGCCCCCAAGATGCTCTCGATCGGTCTGCACTGCCGGATCGCCGGCAGGCCGGCGCGGTTGGCGGCGCTCGAGCGGTTCCTCGATCACGTGCAGGGGCACGACGATGTATGGATCACCCGTCGCATCGACATCGCCGAACACTGGCGGAAGGTCCACCCCGCACGCTGA
- a CDS encoding DUF2631 domain-containing protein has translation MASTEVEPVDTGWVREPADAPSARFGWHGQATKSFIIAGWFCVAALLLMFIGNHRGHVEDIYLAGFAAVLAFFLIRPSIRNRGRWKN, from the coding sequence GTGGCAAGCACCGAGGTTGAGCCCGTCGACACCGGCTGGGTCCGCGAACCAGCGGATGCGCCGTCGGCCCGGTTCGGCTGGCACGGTCAGGCGACCAAGTCCTTCATCATCGCCGGATGGTTCTGCGTCGCAGCCCTGCTGCTGATGTTCATCGGCAACCACCGCGGCCACGTCGAGGACATCTACCTGGCAGGCTTCGCCGCCGTCCTCGCCTTCTTCCTGATCAGGCCGTCGATCCGCAATCGGGGCCGCTGGAAGAACTGA